DNA sequence from the Rubripirellula tenax genome:
TGCTCGCTGCAAACTCAAAGATCGCACGGATGTTTTTGGAAGTACTTCCAACGTAGGACGAGATCAAACCGTCCAGTCTTGCGATATAGAGTTCGAGACCAAGCTCCCCGGCGATATAGCGAACTAGCCGACTCTTTCCCGTTCCGGGTGGACCGCAAAGAAGAAGACTCAGCGATCCAACGATTCCCTCCGCCTCTGCCTGAGCGGAACTTTTGGCGATACTCAGGTACTCATTAACGATCGACCATTGCTCGGGCTCAAGAACGATGGGAGGCTCTGACTCAGCGTCAAACTTCACTTTTTCGACAAGTGGAAAGCGGCTTTCAGAGTCGACTGGCGTCTGGACTGCAAAGCTCGTCCCAACTGGCCTCAACTGACTCTCCGTCTCCTCCAGCATTCGCCTTAGACGCGCTGCCGAGGACGCATCCCCTGACTTCTCTAGCTTATCAGCCAGAAAAGCGGTGTAGTTACGAACCTTGTCCAGATCGAGACGAAGTGCCCCATTCACAATACGAACAAGCTCTCCCATGTAGTTTGCAGTGCTTTCCATGGGACGATTGTCTCATTTTGCGGGACGCTAGTCAACTGCAAGATTGCTCCTGTTCGCCATTTTCTGGGTAGACCTACGGAGAGTCGATTTCCTCAACCGTCCACGAATTGACTACTAGGTCAGAGACAAGATTTCGGTAACTCAGCCCCGTAGAGATGCTGGCCATGGCAACGAGTCCATCCTGATTCTCTCGACCGGGACGACCTGCCCCGGTCATATTCGGCTTTGCATTGAGGTCAAACATCAGCCAACGACCTTCATGGTCTTTCCTGCAATCAATCCGAATCGGTGCGCGAGCGTCGACGATGCCATATGCCAGCACGCATGCTTGCATCAGCTCTTTCGTAGTCGCCGCCCGACACTCTCGGTTGTCGAAGACTCTGCTGTTTTTGGTCACTGCGACCGTACCATTGTAGGGTGCCACGCCAAATTCATGATTAAATCTTTGCACCGGAGGAAGGCACCACGGCGATTCAAAGTCACAGGCTTTCTCATGCAATGAAAACCTTCCAGGCGGCATGATAGTGACCGTGCATTCCTCGCCTGCAAGGAACGGCTCGAGTATCGCGATTGTCCCAAACGACCCCTGCGTGAGAAAATCGTCTACCGCCGCTCGCCATTGTTGGGCATCCAGAATCACGCGAACACCTTGACTGCCTCGCCCACGTACTGGCTTGATTACAACGGGAAATTCAATCGGCGTCTCATCTTTGCGAAGGTCGACGAGTCGACTGTCAACCACCGGACAGCCCGAGTGACGGAGTAGCTGATTCGTTTCGTACTTGTCATCGCATCGATGAACCATGCTGGGATGCTGCCCAACAATCCGAACACGGTGTAGCCACTGTTCAATCGAATGGCCTTCATAGAGAACTGTGTTCAACCAAAGGCAATTGGCACCACGCGCTATCGCGTTATCGATTCCAATTTCAGAATCAGGAAAGGACCAGCCAGAGTCATCGTCTGGCCGAACACGACATTCAGTTACGATTTTGATTCCCATAGAACGCAGCGCAAACGCAATGTCAGCTCCACTGTCCCTATAGCCCCCAGGTTTCATCGGTTTCAATGTATTACCGATCCTTGGCGGTGGAACGGCCTGATGAAGTATTGCTACAACCAGTTCGTTAGCAGGGTTATGCGCCATGAGACGAACCTCCCACGGTCGGCCACTGCAATCGATCGCGAAATGGCAATGGCGATGAAACCGTTCGGTAGTCGTCGACCGTTGCGTCTTCCAAGTAGCTCTGTTGCGTGGTCGCGCCAGATCGTGCAAATAGGTATTCGGTTTCTGCCGCAATCCAGATACGTCGCATCAGTCTCCCCTGCGGCGTGTCACCAACAATCGCCTTTCGACTATGCAGCATCCGGTGATTGTCAATGATGACCATATCGCCCGGTATCATTTCCACTTCGGTTTGGAAACTCTCGTCTTGAAAATAACGTTCAACCAACTCCTCCACAGCAAACTTGCCGGCCGCATCAGCCCAAAGAAAATGGTCAGACCGAAACCGAACCTTGAGGCCCAAACTCCCGTAACCGAAGACTGGGAACTTTGTGCAGATACGACCGCCACGGCAAACAGACGCGACATCGAACCGGCGTAGTTCAGCGAACAATCCTGGTGACTCTGCTTGAATGGCTCGGGACACTGCCAAGCCATCGCAAAGGACTAGATTGCCACCAAACTGCGCCGGCCGGACACACTGAATAACTAGGCCGCGAGGAGGATTAACGCGCACAAAAACGTCACGGTCAATTTGCCGGATTTCGTCAAGATAACTTCCGTCGGTATGAAACGGAAAAGCGGCTATTCCCTGCCCGGCAAATTGCGCATCAGTGTTGCCGTTAGCTGGTGCTGATTCGATCTCGACCACCCCGTCGCTGGCCGACCGTTCGTGAAATTGAATATTTCCAAATTGGGTTGCCAACTCTGCCAATTGGTCGCGTTGGTGTCCCGCGCCTTGGACGACCGCATATCCGCACACTGCGATTTGGCTAGCGAGCAAACCAAGATCGATTGGCACCGAGTCGCGATGCAAGGACAGCGACAACGGTGTGGGCTTCTTGCCGGTTGACTCCTGTAAGTTTGCGTCTTGAATCATAAATTATCTCCACGAAGACAAGATGAGTGATCTTTGGAGAATAGGCCAATTCGTAGCTAACAAGCGTTTGATTCGCTGTCGGGAAATTGACGGAAAAACATTCCATGTCCCGAAATTTGCCGAATTTGGAGTGAAGCCGTATCCTCGTATTGAGGGAATACTAGATGTCTCAGATTAAAAAAAGCCGCGGGCGTCCGCCAACCGTCAAACCGATTCGTCTCGATTTACTACACGAGGCGCGGCAACACATCTTTGGTGACCTGAAGCTGACCGCCGTTTATCGGCGTCTGGCCGAGCAAGCTTCATGCGGAACCACTGCAGTTCGAGAAGCGTTCGCCGGAAAGGCATCTGACACCGTCCGACGCAAGCTCGAACGATGTCTTCAGTTACCGGAAGAGTCTCTCAGCTATTCTTCACTTAGCGCGGAAGATTTGTTAACGAGGATTCGAGCTTCGCGCTACACCCACAACGAATGGGTTCGACACCACGACGAAGACACCTTCAAGCAAAGAGCTGAAGAATTGTGTCACCTTTCGCCGATGATTCAGGCGGCATTGGAGTTGCTAAGAGAGGGTCACTACGCTCTGAGTGAACAGTTTGAAGTACTTGACTCTGTCGAATGGCACGTGACCTACAAGCATCTTCTGGAGGATTCCAAGCAGAGCGAATTACAAATCAACAACCTGATTGGGCAAGCTATCGAGGCAGCCAGTCGAATTTTGCTGTACTCCGATCTGGATGAGCATCGCAACGCACGCGCCACCGCACTTATTGCCGAGTTCTATCATTTGCATGTCCCGCCAAGTGGAGATGTTTGGAAACGCGATGCGGTGACTCCCAAAGAGGCACGCGGTGCCTGCGCCTTCCACCGTAAATCGGATTTCTACTTTTCTGAGGCAAGCCGATGGGCAAGTAACAGCAACCCGCACTACGATTTCCGGCGGCTTGTGGAAGCTGAGGCGCAAACGCGATTGCTTGCGAAGGCAAACCTTGTGAATGAGGCAATTGAGCAACTGGCAATCGCAGAAACGCTCGCACTTCAGATTCCGGTACAAGCAGTCCAAGCTGATATCCTCGTTTTGAAAGCGATGATTGAACGAGCCAAGCACAACGATCTTTCAGCAATCCGCCACACGAAGCTCGCAATTGATCTATACGAGGATGAACTGGGCAACGAACACCATTATCCCCAGTCGCTTCGCCTATATCTTGCCAAGAACTATCCCAATGAAAGCACCGAAGACGAGCTGTCGCAGGGACTCGATTTCTTCAGTCGTTCCGTCATGGCAACTCATTG
Encoded proteins:
- a CDS encoding ATP-grasp domain-containing protein, producing the protein MAHNPANELVVAILHQAVPPPRIGNTLKPMKPGGYRDSGADIAFALRSMGIKIVTECRVRPDDDSGWSFPDSEIGIDNAIARGANCLWLNTVLYEGHSIEQWLHRVRIVGQHPSMVHRCDDKYETNQLLRHSGCPVVDSRLVDLRKDETPIEFPVVIKPVRGRGSQGVRVILDAQQWRAAVDDFLTQGSFGTIAILEPFLAGEECTVTIMPPGRFSLHEKACDFESPWCLPPVQRFNHEFGVAPYNGTVAVTKNSRVFDNRECRAATTKELMQACVLAYGIVDARAPIRIDCRKDHEGRWLMFDLNAKPNMTGAGRPGRENQDGLVAMASISTGLSYRNLVSDLVVNSWTVEEIDSP
- a CDS encoding TauD/TfdA family dioxygenase, producing MIQDANLQESTGKKPTPLSLSLHRDSVPIDLGLLASQIAVCGYAVVQGAGHQRDQLAELATQFGNIQFHERSASDGVVEIESAPANGNTDAQFAGQGIAAFPFHTDGSYLDEIRQIDRDVFVRVNPPRGLVIQCVRPAQFGGNLVLCDGLAVSRAIQAESPGLFAELRRFDVASVCRGGRICTKFPVFGYGSLGLKVRFRSDHFLWADAAGKFAVEELVERYFQDESFQTEVEMIPGDMVIIDNHRMLHSRKAIVGDTPQGRLMRRIWIAAETEYLFARSGATTQQSYLEDATVDDYRTVSSPLPFRDRLQWPTVGGSSHGA